A genomic segment from Aegilops tauschii subsp. strangulata cultivar AL8/78 chromosome 1, Aet v6.0, whole genome shotgun sequence encodes:
- the LOC141039184 gene encoding uncharacterized protein has product MAEEASAKHHCGQTSDQSGNLDIVHVPGQKRKYTVTLKGVEVHGKETLEVVCTSEPEKANEMIFRIRRSACGSYPHIIGVDVEFTKDDEPPQMAAVLQIIVEGLFLVYHIVEATKWDKLKLSGLEINPNKHIDIQRNWRVPYNGKPYDSLVDVAASVIHPFYSKMKKKIDRKADHKLWGDSPLPDYLIEYAAIDAYATYKSCKIIDNIKRGLNKFAYVIKYIVCLSR; this is encoded by the exons ATGGCGGAGGAAGCGTCTGCCAAGCATCATTGTGGCCAGACGTCCGACCAGAGCGGCAACCTCGACATCGTTCACGTTCCCGGTCAGAAGCGCAAGTACACCGTAACCCTCAAAGGGGTTGAGGTCCACGGCAAGGAGACGCTGGAGGTTGTCTGTACCAGCGAACCAGAGAAGGCCAACGAGATGATCTTTAGGATCAGGAGGAGCGCCTGCGGCTCGTACCCCCACATCATCGGCGTTGATGTGGAGTTTACCAAAGATGATGAACCTCCGCAGATGGCAGCAGTTCTGCAGATCATCGTGGAGGGTCTCTTCCTCGTGTACCACATCGTTGAGGCCACAAAATG GGACAAACTGAAGTTGTCTGGTTTGGAGATAAACCCCAACAAGCACATCGACATTCAGCGCAACTGGAGAGTTCCATACAACGGAAAACCGTACGACTCCTTGGTTGATGTTGCAGCCAGTGTCATCCACCCATTCTACagcaagatgaagaagaagatcgacAGGAAGGCAGACCATAAACTGTGGGGGGACAGCCCACTGCCAGATTACCTCATCGAGTACGCAGCAATAGATGCGTATGCCACCTACAAGTCATGTAAGATAATCGACAACATCAAAAGAG GGTTGAACAAGTTtgcttatgtcatcaagtacataGTTTGCTTATCTCGTTAA